A region of the Channa argus isolate prfri chromosome 14, Channa argus male v1.0, whole genome shotgun sequence genome:
GCAACATTTATTTCGGATTTTTCTGGTAATAAAAGTATCAAGAACTTTGTAGTTAACTAACCTGAGGTGGCCCACGTTGTAGAACTTGCTGGCCCCGTCTGTGCTCCGAACCACCTTGAGGCAGAAGGCTGGCTGCAGGTGTCggacctccagcagaaccagagcAAGGTATTGGATGAAGAGCAGGGCGTCCACCAAGGAGGCAGCGTACTCCACGATCCCCCTGTAGTCCCTCTCCCTGGGCTCCAGCACCCGCACGCCGTAGAACAACCAATAGGAAGCCACGAACAGGAAAACCAGTACCATTAGCAGGCAGCGGAAGACGAAGAAGCGGGGGAGTGTGGCGCGAGGCGGGCGGAGAAACAGCGCCCACGAGGAGATGAGGAGGACCAAAAGCTTGAAGGCCAGGGAGACGTATAGGCCTTCGCAGGGCGTGCCGCAGGGTTCTAAAGCGTCACGCCACAGGACCTGTGGGAGGATGAGGAAGGCTAAAGGTGTGACCAGAGCAAAGAAGCTGAGACATCCTCCCAGAGCTGGGCCGATGAAGCGTTTGCACTCCAGCGGAATGGACTCCTCCAAATCTTTGGAGACGCGGGTCAGGTCCTCGTTGGAGATGCTGTGTTCTGAGGTGCCGGTGACGACCGTGGTCGTCTCTCCCCAGTTGTCATCCTGTCACGCAAGGaaaattaaagaataatttcAAAACCATTTCAAAATTCATGATACAAGTGTAATGcttcattacttttttaaaaaagacgCTTCTTCAGTTCACTGAGGACCAACAacatctcctcctctctgaaACCACGCCTCTTCAATATTTTAAGACTCAGTTGTACAAGTTACACAATTGAGACGTCAGGAGTCCAAAAAGAGGAATCCACATCACGCAAACAAAAAGAATATACATCATAAATGTATCTACAATAAATACAGGCCAGGTGGCAGTTTAGAGGGCGACTCAATAACGCTCGGGTACAGATTTGTTTATTCTAAGAAGTATAATATTCTACCACAGTGATAACACACAGGACAGAAAAGGATTTTTCCCCCCAACTAATACATAGAAAATAAAGTATGTGGTAAATGAGCTAAAGTGACTCAAATGTGACCCATGACTCTTCGCCAGTGCACTACGCTTTTTTTCACCACAGGTTTGTACCCGTCTTTATCTTGAGGTTGTGGCATGATAACAGAAATGCTGCATGACACGGTTTAATCTTGATAGATTTGCTTTGAGACCTGCAGCGGTCTGCACCTCATTGTGGTGCATTAGATGGAGgaagaaatgaaatcaaaattaAAGGAGTAGCTGAAGCACCAAacaaagactttaaaaacaagCCTTTATTATCTTACAAACCCTGAAGGCCTCGGGTGCAGGCCATTGATAAGAGGTTGACTGACCCTGTCATCTCCGCGAGTCGACTCTGCATCGAGCAGCGGCTCTCCTGGAGTCTGGATGGTGACCGATTTGTCTCCCCGGCTGCTGCTGTCTCGACTCTTCGAGCGGTGACGGTCTCTTCGGTCCCTGATGGACACAAGCACAGAACAGGGTTTAAGGTCGGTGAGGCAAGTTCCTTAGTTTAATAACCCGAATGAGATTTGAGGTCATTTTCCCTCAGATTCTTGTCACAGATTTATTCCTCGTCATTGACCTATTCCTGCTTCTCCAGCTAAGCCCAAGTTTTGTTGCGGTCTCGGGAAAACCACACAAATATATCAGATTTTCATGACTTTGCATTTCATTGTGCAGAAATCCAACGCTACACCAacgaaaacacacaaagtactAAAAGAACTTGTACGTACGTGAACTGAGCGACTCACCTGTGCTTGCGTGAGCTTCGGGAGTGCGACGACTTATATGAGTAGCCCGAGTACTGCGACTCGTTGTCCATGTCTCGGGTCGGCGGTGAGCGGGCTTTACGAGCCCCACCTCCTCCCCCAGTGCCGCGCTGCTCGCCGACTCCTCCCAGCTGGCTCTTGCGCTCAGAGATGGATTTGGTGGAGAGAGCCAGGGGCAGCTTGAGAAGGTCAACCTTACTCCTGAGGGAATCTATCTTGGAGGCTGATGAGGAGGGAGCAGGAGAAGGGAGGCGGGAGAACGGGGAAGAGGCtacaaagaggaagagaagtGGAGGAAGAGGGATGGGAGAGGATGGTGGGTAGGAGAGTCACAGCAGGGTAGAGCTGTGGCGGCCGTGGTCTGAAAGAGACGGACATAGACGAGATAAACGAGCTGAACACGCGTAAAACAGGCCCAGTTTGAGCTACTGGGAACAAGTATATAATTTATACATGGAAACTGACTGGAGATCACTAGAATACGGAACAAGACACATTAGTACCTTTTCATTCTTCAAGACATTCTCATAGTCGACCATCTAGATAGACTTCAAGGGCCCCACAATCTATTGTGAGCTTCCTTTTCATGTTACACACGTTAGTCTTGGTATAAACCACAAGATAAAAATCATTTGGAAATACTTCCTTCACAGCAGGCATTCAAAGAGCACATTAAAGTCAAAGCACAACCCtccacaaaaactaaaataagaataaatttGAAGAAAAGCACATCATTACTCTAATACACTGAGGTTTTGCCGGTACATTCTAACAGGGGTCTGGTTTGGCTCACAGATAATGGGGACTAATTAATTGTTTCTGCTGGTGCTTCTGCCTTAAGTGAAGCATAGTTAAGCATAGATGATAAATGTTTTGCCTTATTACTTGCTTACAGAATATACTTTATTTGTTGTTAAGCGAGTGATTTCTGTCATGTCAGCATTAAAGGATGGGTTCACCATCTATCATGTCGTGTTCTCAAACAGTTAGGAGACCATATGAGCACTGACACAGGCTTTACTGCACTCATTCCTCCTCCCGCTTATCTGAAGACAATATGAGGCTTCAACATTGTACACTGGACACATTATGAAGATTTCTAACAATATTTGATGAGACAGAAATACGAAATACGAATACGAAAACTCATTCCTGTGGATTCTGGCCCCCCATCACTTCACACTgagagatttttatttattattattattttctacagCAAATGAGTCTAAACCTTTTTTGTCCAATTTACAGCCCCAAAATCCCACAATATTCTAATTTCAgttgtataaagcagcaaacatttacaacataGAAGCTGAAACAAGCATTAAAAACGATTAATAGCCAATTGTTTCAGCTAAAGTAAATGAAACGTTTTGATGCACAATAGTCGGCAGGAGCAGCACAGAAATGGGATTGGCATCAGGTTTCAGGAAGGAATATAAGTCAAACATGCTTTTCAACCTGTTTAGTTCTACATCTTAATTACGTTTTAAATTAAGAGAAGCTGGTAAAAGGTCTCTGAAATCAAGACTGGAGTCAAGTTTGGGTGGAGTGGTCATAGGGCTTCAAGCATagacttaatttaaaaagaattaattGTCAAGGGGTTTGAGCTCAGGTTTAAACAAAACTTTTTGATGCACAATAATGATCACAATGTTTCCAGGTCAACCATGAATAAAACcaagagagaaacacacacaaaaaaaacccctgCATGTTCTGGTATGAAAATTATTCAACCAGTACCTCGAGGATCAGAAGGATTAGGATCCAGTTTCAGGAAGACATATCAGCCAGATTaattatgacaaaaaacaaaaaaaaaaaaaaaaacaacacatcaacAACAACTTGAAAGTAAGAGTCCATGCGTGGGTGTTTGTTCGTGTGGGAATCAAACCTCTGGCTGTGACAGTGAGAACTGTGAACCATCGACCAAGTGATACTCAAACATGTGAAGCCACTAAACTGAGGCTTTAGCTTCCGCTTTGGGTTTTTCCTATCACGTATTCCAGGTCTCGGCCAAGGTTAATCATCACAAAACTGCATCTCGTCTCGCTGCTTTAGCCGACGTTAGCTCGGACACAATGGCAGCCATATTGCATTACTGTGTTTTCACAAAACTTGTTtgccctctccctccctctcgcGGTCTCACATTCCCTCCCGCACTCCCCTCGTCCCCAGGGAAACAGGGCCTCTCCGCTGCCATGGTGATGAAAAAGGGCGTTCAGCTGGAGGGGGATTGGAGGTTGACAGTTGCCGTGGAAACCTGACCTCAAGCCGCCCTCTGCCACTcgagaaaggaaaagaatttgccaaaataaaagTGTTGGCATGACGGATGTTGTACTGTCATATGCTGGTTAAGTAATAAAGGGAGGGTGTGGCTCGTTGGCTTTGATTGGTcctctgtgggaaatggagaGGGGCGTTAGCTGCCTTCACTGTCTTTATTCGAGCCTGGATTCATTTTATGTGGCCTCTATGCTCCATCAGTGTCATTGTGTTGAAATCCACTTCCCTTTGagctacatactgtacaacaagGAATCTGTCAGTgcgatttctgccaatttatcTACATCAATTTACCCCCCGCCCCCCCATCCACTCCAAAACTGCCTTGAAATTAACCAGACCAGAGATTTTGCAGCCCTGCAGCCATGTGTGAAACCTCATCAACATACTTTCTCCAAACCACAAAACAGTCTCTTCCtgctgcatcatcatcatcatcatcaccttttACCTTGAGTATCAGTCAAGAAATTAGCATCTTGTCCGCAGAGATGTGATATTGTTTTCTTAAAGAGCAAACATATGATTCAAACGCTCACCACATTCCTCTGCAGCAGAAAGAAACTTCAAAGCATCACCCAACATAAGACATTTCTCTAAAGtgcaggacttttttttttttgtcttttcagcttatcccgtgagttcagggtcaccacggcggatcattgtccgcatgttgatttgccatagtttttacaccggatgcccttcctgacgcaaccctcccttgGCAGGACTTTGAAATGAGGAaggaaaattaagaaaatgtcaATGTTACAAATGTGACCGTCTCAGCTGCTCTGCATCTCAAGCTCAATTATTAATCACTGCTGATTCACATGGAAGAGAAGATTTAagtggagggggaaaaaaaaggaggaggacaCAAGCATTCCCAGACAAACCACATATTTTTagacagacaaaagacaaaatctaaATAGTGTTTTGAACTAATGGCTGTGGATGTTGAGCTGGAACTTGCTCACGCAGACAGAAACGTTGACCAAAATAACAATCAGAACTCATCAGTGGTCTTAATGTTTAGCCTcccatctttaaaaaaataacaattacagCAATGCGggctgcattttaaaagggaaaacattaaaaacaacaacaacaaagaatcTCAGATTTTAAATAGACGTTTAAACTAGAAGCCAGTGACCACTGAAGGTGCAAAAGCAACATGTTGGCCCCAGAAAATACTGTTCATAAGATGTTCATAAAGAGCTTACCACCTTAGTAAATAGGGTCTTTCGTGTGTTTATGAGTCTCAGAACCTTATTCTATAATTTCAGGGTAATAATCTCCCATTTCCTGGGCACAACTAAAAATGACAGCCCTCTGCTGGCACAACAGCTACGTTCACAGATTCACCTAACTCAAGTAGCTTCAGCGTCTTCGGGCCATGAATATAAACAACAAATTCCAAACATCTTATGTtatgttttaggttttttttttttggtgcagaTTATTATTAAAGTGCTTGAGCAAGACGGTGGTGGCTTAGACAACGAACCCAGAAAAGAGAATCACGACCATCTAATCAACAGaggaatgaataaaaaattaaaaacaaaacaaaaaaaaaaaaacacaacacattattGCTGCACCCCAGAGTCAAAGAAACAGACCGACAGAACAGAAAGATCTAACAGTAACAACTTTTTTTATGCCTAACAGAGAATATAGATATTTAGCTACAGTTCAGAGTCTAGTTTAATAAATTACATATGTTACGAAGAAATGTTTCCATTCTGGGCCAGATGATTGACTTGTGTCCTAAATTCATGTACGTCTGAG
Encoded here:
- the LOC137098557 gene encoding vang-like protein 2 → MDNESQYSGYSYKSSHSRSSRKHRDRRDRHRSKSRDSSSRGDKSVTIQTPGEPLLDAESTRGDDRDDNWGETTTVVTGTSEHSISNEDLTRVSKDLEESIPLECKRFIGPALGGCLSFFALVTPLAFLILPQVLWRDALEPCGTPCEGLYVSLAFKLLVLLISSWALFLRPPRATLPRFFVFRCLLMVLVFLFVASYWLFYGVRVLEPRERDYRGIVEYAASLVDALLFIQYLALVLLEVRHLQPAFCLKVVRSTDGASKFYNVGHLSIQRAAVWVLDRYYSDFTVYNPALLNLPKSILSKKMTGFKVYSLDENTTNNSTGQSRAMIAAAARRRDNSHNEYYYEEAEMDRRVRKRKARLVVAVEEAFTHIKRLHEDEAASSPKHPREVMDPREAAQAIFAPMARAMQKYLRTTRQQAFHSMESILTHLQFCITHNMTPKAFLERYLTPGPTMQYQQQNGRGRQWTLVSEEPVTSALRQGLVFSLRRLDFSLVVTVIPLPFLRLGEEFIDPKSHKFVMRLQSETSV